The Ziziphus jujuba cultivar Dongzao chromosome 12, ASM3175591v1 sequence TGCTCTCTTTATATGAGAAATCCCAAATGTCACTCTTTAATATTCTTTCCCATTCACTAACATCTTCTTTGGAGTGCAAAAGGCCTCCAGGTGTTTTTGCCGCTAAGGCCAAGCCATTGCATTTATCAATAATTTGTTTACCAATTGTTTCCAGGACTTTACATACACTAGAATCATCTCTAATATTGTCAAAAGCATGCTTTTTAAACAGTCACCAACAATCTTCATCTTTCAATTGCTTAAGCTGATAATGAGTTGGAATGGTGCTCATGATCTTCGCAACCTTTTCAGTGCGTGTTGTTACAATAATCTTACTTCCTCGAGCCCCATATTTGAAAGGCATACTCATGTTCTTCCAATCAACATAATCCTCATTCCACACATCGTCTAAAACAATTAAGAATTTCTTTCCCATTAGCCTCTCTTTCAACTCAGTTTGAAGCGAATCCAAATTTCTCTTATCGTAAGGAAGAGAATGAGACTTAGGCACTGCAGAAAGGACTGTTCCTGTTACCCTGAAAATATCAAACTCCTTAGAAACAAAAACCCATGACTTGAGGTTAAAGTGATTCTAAACTTTGTGATTGTTGTATACTGATTGAGCAAGGGTGGTTTTGCCAATACCATCCATGCCTACTATTGGAATTACAGACACCTTATTGCTACCCTTATCATCATCTTTAAGTAACAACTTAATTGTGGCTTCCTTATCCCCATCTCTACCATAGAACTCTGATTCTTCTATCAAAGATATTGTTGGTGGTcttggtgatggtttttcacCGACACCCTTATTAGTAAGACCAAGGATATTTAtgcttttttcaaaaactttaaagCTTCTAAGAATCTTCTCCAGTTTGTTCTTCATATCTCGATTATATGATCTACGAGAAATGGAAAAGGAGTTGAAGAACTTACTTCTTTTGGAATTTCTTGAACCTGAAGCTTCCAACTTGGATTGCAAAGCATGAGTTGCAATCTCATCCAAGAGATCGTCTGCTTCATAGGAAGCAGCTTCAAGCTCATCCAGCCACTGCTTGATGTTTGGGTTTGTGATTTGCTTCTCCTCTGCATCATCAAGCATAGCATTAACAGCTAATAGCACAATCTTTAAACTGTTTATGAGCTCATCACTAAGTTTGTTTCCTCGAAAACAGTCCACCACCTCACGAGAAGCCAGCCTATCAAACAACACCTGAAGGGTAGCAGAGAGAAGAGCTCCACCCACCAATTCTGCAGCCATGTTTTCTTCAGAATCTGTGCAGCAGGGAGTTCAAAAAGCTTATTAGATCTTGCACGCATGGGAAAGAGATGGAGAAGAAAGTTAAATGGAATGGCTTGAAGCAGTAGATAATAGGTCTTCATTCacgttgattttttttttttttttttgatgaaaggGTTGGTGGAAATTGAATTGGATTGGTTGGTCAACAACACAATTATTCAACGGAACAAGTTTCAAGGTGCACTGTTTCTAGCCGCAAGATAAAGTCATCTAATTTACACTTTCCACTTTCTTTTCTCTATTTCACCATGGTTATCTGGAAAATCCCTTTGgacaattattttcaaatttagaatcatgcaaattttctaataattttggCCAAATTAGTCGTATATACTgtcaaaaagtagaataaagtTTTAATAGGATAATTTCTGAACAAATGTTTAGGtttaattttatctaatttatctatcaaaatgcatattttgactcaactttaaaaaaataaaagttcagAAGCATTACGAAATTTTTGGTATCATAGAGAAAGAGTACAAAAAAATAGTATGATTGAGAGGGATAAAATGTAGTTACCTTtgattttattacttatttatttatttttggttagatAAGTTTAAGGTTTACTCTCAATGAATTTGTAGAGCAGGAAGAGGTTGAGAACAgaaaactatattaaatttgttaatttcaagtctatggattgattttttttctcttttaaatttcTCGCCTGCTCTTTATATAACTAATAGTGGGTGGACTTTGGATTTCATTCGTTGGTTGGTCAGTCATTGTGGCGGACCTCACACGGctaataatctttttttcttttaagaaaaaaaaaacagtattaGAAGGAAACTTTCAACTTGAACTAATTTtattaatgcaaaaataaaagcttttaatttgtgttttttctttatttttctgttacGTTCTatcttaaaaagaaattaagatgATATACAATGATAATCAACACCCTCTTCTTTTGTCTTTCTTTCATACGAAACTATTTATTTGGCCATTACattagagattaaaaaaaataataaccaaataaagatttactattttattgTGTTTCTTTGTGAAGCAGCTCATGAGGACTACAGAACTTAACTGTCTACACTGAATATTTCCTACCTTTAAATAGACATACATTTGAATGTCCTTAATTCTTCTTTCAATCTTTCTATACTATAGCCTCTGATATTCTGATTTTCAATATCCTctgttataaaaattaatttttaaattactacATCCATAGCTACTAAGATAAGAATGAACTAAAGTctttaaatcatcattaatatccATGATAAATGTAAATGTAAAACTAATAATTCTAAATACAACACCATAATTAGAAATAACTAGTATTTGCAAATGTAGCATGCACAAATATCTAAATTTCCCAAACAAGTAAActcagaatttgaaaattttatttgcacTTGTTGCCATCTTGCAGGATTTGTGAACACATGAACCCAAAATAAATGAGGAAGAGCATGAAGGAAGACAAAAGCTTTGTTGTGAATTCTCATCCAATATGTCTTCTGCAACATTCCATATTcctgcaaaaataaatttatttaatatatacaagACCTCAAAAAGGAATAAACGTGATGGCCTCCCAAACCATCATATCAAATGCTTGATGCTCTACATCCTATGCAATATATATAGGCAGCATTTCTTGACCCTGTAATAACATGCAGTTTGCCGTCTGATATTTAGACCTTCAATTTTGGACTAAACAGCTCAATATTGCTATCATTATCTAAGCTAAACTTTAGTGCTGTTGATTGATTTTCCTAAACTATTTAATGAAATCAATAATTCCATAAACTTGTTTACACTTCTATTCCATTCATACTTAAACAAAGGAAAGGTACCTTCAATTCTAACTAGAAAATGGGGATATATGTAAATAGCtcactcccttttttttttcttttttttttttaataaataaaataattaaacagcCAACAAAAAAGATACTGGACTACATAAATGAAATAGCATACATTTATAAAGGTACCGCACCAAGAATTGAATGGATGTTTAAGGAGTTTGAACCTACAAATATGCCTTAGGATTAAGAATTCAATCATAATGATGCCCTCAATCTATTTATCAatcagaaaaatattggttagaGCACGTTTTATATATCCAGATCTcaaaaatatcaacaatatttgtaagaaaataaataaatatataagccAATGGTATCACCTTCTTTAGTTATATATAAAACTGTGATGTTGTTAAACTTCTAACAGAAAAGATGACTATCCGAAGAGCAGACAATGAAGAGACATCCTAACTATGAAGAAAGTTGGAAAACCATATTGTTCAAACCTcaataatattaaagaaaattttaacattgaCATGCAAATTGAAGTTGCACTAATAGGGAAAGGATTGACAATGAttggaattttttaatatatagcttAGTATAAATGTAGATAATGCCACAAGAACAAAGCagttaaaacaaattaaaaaaaaaagggtaaatttCGGAATAAGAAAGACGTCGGTGAATTTTCTGGGGTTTATGCATGCATGCACTCACAAAACAATTGAATATTCGAGAAATAAGCACAAGTGGGACAACAAATTCAAGATATTGTTACGTACCAACCTACCAGGAATGTAAAGAGTAGTCAGTTGCATATATCTGATCAAATGAGCTTAAGATCGATATAGATGCCGGGAATGTGAGAAATCTTGTTCCATTCTTTCCCTTTATCCCTCTGACACCTTTCTTCCAGGATTGGACATTTGTAGATATGTAAAGCAGTAAGAGATGAATGCAGCTTTTGTTGTGGCAGATTCTGTAATTCAGGGCACGACTTGATTTCTAGAAATGTAAGAGAAGTAAGTTGTTGAAGCTCCTTTATGTCCAGCCTTTTAAGACTTGCAAATCCACCCATCGTAAGATGGGTAAGAGTTGAAGGCAGCAGCCCCTCCTCTGGAAACGATTCCACGCCTTCACCTTCTATGATTTCAAAGTATTTAAAAGCTTGGAGCTTTTGTAAATTCCACTTGGATCGCTGTGCAATGGGTTTAGAGCAGTTTTTAATGAAAAGAtaatgttagagttagtgacccgaattcttgttgacccgacccaaaaagctcgcggtgcgacccatttggtgaaactaattttggagaaaaatttggggttttggggtttttcggctgtaattggggTTTTTAGGATATCGCGCAATTTtgctcacctttgtaccaatttttcgatattggatttgcttctccctgcccgtggtttttcccgtcaagggtttccatgtaaattgtgtgtttgttcttcgctttttttttgtttccgttgctagtTATTTtactcccaattccgtaacaagtggtatcagagccgcgtcgatctatttgggaattttttttttttctttcgatcatggcaacaaagttcgacattgagaaatttaagcgcaacatgagtttctccatgtggcaagtcaagatgaaggcgattttgacacagaacggtttacacaaggcgttggttggcaaggagcagatgccgtcttcgtgggatgccgaaaagaaagccgaggttgatgagcgtgccctatccaccattcagctatgcttgtccaatgaagttttgagggaggtccttgatcagaagacaacaaaggacttatgggacaagttggaatctttgtacatcacaaagaatctcacaacgaaactgattgcgaagcaccgtctatacaccctttctatgattgaaggtacatctattaaaacacacatagatgacttttctactattttgttggatctggcgaacatggacattaaatatgatgatgaagatcaggccctaatgctactgcgttccttacctccgtcgtataaaaattttagggagactttgatttacagtagtaaaaccctaaaattggaggacgtgaaagcttctttgtattctaaggagttgtttgataaggagttgaccagcagttcggataacaataattttgggagttccgaaggagagggtttgattgttagaggtagaacatcatctagagatcaaaatgacaatggtggtagtcggccaagatcgaagtcaaggttcagaaaccttatttgtcactactgtaagaaaaaattgcacatcaaaactgaatgtcgtaagcttcagaataaaaataatgaaaagagtaaggaacatgccgaagccagtgtcgcacatgaggaaattgaagatggagatgtttattcagtggctgaggatagttcgggcaagcagggaCGGATTTTGAATTCagcctgttcgtttcacatctgtctccatagggattggttctcttcttatgttccggtggataaaggtgttgtgctgatgggagatgatcatccttgctgtgtcatcggcattggaactgtaagggtgaagatgcatgatggaattatcagaacactatctgaggtacTTCACGTTTcagatatgtctaaaaatttaatttctttatctgctttggacaagtctggttgttctttttctggtggaggtggagttttgagggttctgaagggtgctttggtggtgatgaaagctagcctggttggtacattatacaggctacagggttctgtggtaatggggtcggctgctgtttcagtgtccatgtcagattcggatgttactcgtttgtggcatatgagattgggccatatgagtgagaaaggtttggcgatgttgagcaaacggagtttgcttggtgatcggagtatctcgaagttggagttttgtgaacattgtgtgtttgggaagcagaagagagttagctttagtactggaattcacaaaaccaaaggtactctagactacattcattcagatctttggggacccgcacgtactgcttcaagggtggtggcagatatatgttgaccttcattgatgatttctccaggaaggtctgggtatattttttgaagcacaagaatgacgtatttgctatcttcaagcaatggaaagctttggtagagaagTAGACGAAAAGAAGGATGAAGCgccttcgtacagataatggattggagttctgtgatggtgttttcaatgagttttgtagaaacgaagggatcgttagacatctcacagttagaggaactctgcagcaaaatggtgtggctgagcggatgaacagaactcttatggagaaagtccgatgcatgctgtcgaattctgggttagcacaggacttttgggcagaagtagctgctacagcttgctacttggtgaatcgttctccatcggcagcaatcgattgcaagactcctgaagaggtatggtctggaaaacctgctaattatttagatttgaaggtatttggatgccctgcctatgttcatgttaatgatggtaagcttgagcctagatcgaagaagggcatatttcttggttacccgcagggtgtaaaaggatatagagtttggcttcctgatccaaagtcatctaaggttgtgattagcagggatgttgtgtttgatgagatggcaatgctgcatccaaaaaaggagctcgttgtttcagacagtgtgccaaagcaggtggagtttagggtggaggaagtaagtacttcacagaatggttcaatttcaggcccatttgagacacccactcatgtg is a genomic window containing:
- the LOC132800247 gene encoding putative disease resistance RPP13-like protein 1, translated to MAAELVGGALLSATLQVLFDRLASREVVDCFRGNKLSDELINSLKIVLLAVNAMLDDAEEKQITNPNIKQWLDELEAASYEADDLLDEIATHALQSKLEASGSRNSKRSKFFNSFSISRRSYNRDMKNKLEKILRSFKVFEKSINILGLTNKGVGEKPSPRPPTISLIEESEFYGRDGDKEATIKLLLKDDDKGSNKVSVIPIVGMDGIGKTTLAQSEFDIFRVTGTVLSAVPKSHSLPYDKRNLDSLQTELKERLMGKKFLIVLDDVWNEDYVDWKNMSMPFKYGARGSKIIVTTRTEKVAKIMSTIPTHYQLKQLKDEDCW